TGCGCCGCGGTACCGACCCGGCCGGTCCCCACTACTGGGGAGACCATCCCACCTACGACGTATTCGGCACCAACCTGGCGATGGGGATTCAGCTCAGCCCGGAATTTTTCTGGGAGCCGCTGGATGAGAAAACCAGGAAAAATGTCCTGCTTTATTTCAAGGACCTGGCCCACACGCTTGCCTACGACTGTAACCACTGGCATTTCCACCAGATTTCCGTTCCCCTGCTTGACAGATACGGAGTGGCGTCCAACCGCGAGTTCCTGACCTCGATGTTCGAGCGGCTGATGCACTGGTATCGCGGAGACGGCTGGTTTATCGACGGGGGCAACCGCAGCTTCGACCTCTACAACTTCTGGGCGTTCCAGGTCTACAACCATGCGCTGACCAGGTTCGATCCCGGCTGGAAGAAGCAGTTCGGCAAGATGGTCGAGACTTCAACCGCCAGGTTCCTGGAAAGCTATCCCTACTTTTTCGGGCGCGACGGGGGCCATATCGCCTGGGGGCGCTCCACCACCTACCGTTTCGCCGCGGTGGCCCCGGTCGGCTGGACCGTGTGGAACGGGGTCAGCACATTGCCGCCCGGCCAGGCCCGGCGGATCGCTTCCGGGAATCTCAAATATTTCTGGGAGCACGGCTGCCTCAGTGAGCGCGGCCTGCTGGAGCCGGGTTTCTGGGGTCCCAACACCGCGATCGCCGAGCCGTATATCGACCGCGGATCGCCCTACTGGGCATTGCAGGGGATGATCAGCCTGATTATCCCTGCCGACGACCCGTTCTGGAACGATCCCGAGCAGCCGATCCCGGCCGACGGCGCGGGCGGCCGCAAGGCCCTGCCGGGCGCGCAGATGACTGTCAATGTGAGTCCTGCCGACGGTGAGGCGCGGATGTATCCAGTCGGCCAGCCGTTCGCCCACTGGGGTCAGTGGCAGCGCGGTGAAAAGTACTGTCAGCTCGCCTATTCCAGCTACCTCGGCTGGTGTGTCACCGGCGCGGGCGGCGAGGATCTTGGCGCCGGCCGCAACGGGATCAGTTTTGACGGTATCCGCTGGCATTTCCGCGAACGCCCTGAGGCGATTCAGGTGGATACCCATCACTTGATCAGCCGCGAGACAATCCCCCTCCCGAGTCCGGAGGAAGACGATACCGTGATGTACGATTTCGGGGAGATAATCACCCATACGCTGGTGGGCAACAGCGGTGAGGTCCACGTGTTCTGGCACACCAGCGCCAAACCGGCCTGGCTGTATCTGGGCGGGTACGGAATCAGCGTGCCCCACGGCCAGGACGCCCGCTCGGCCAGGGGCGAGGGCAGTCTGGCCCTGGTGGGCGGTCCCTACAATACGCTGATGAAAGTTGTCAGTTCTCCGCCCGGTAAGCTCGACTGGAGAGTGCTCGAACCGCGCGAGGGGTGGCGGCACACGCAC
The DNA window shown above is from Candidatus Glassbacteria bacterium and carries:
- a CDS encoding DUF2264 domain-containing protein — its product is MGPGREREMTGIGRAVRAMLTAMILLAATGMTVAGESMVNPNAELKTPENMRLSPYTGYTREHWIEIAQKIISGILPYFSDESGMPELVGDPGETGHFAQLFDVGGSKEAFDRSLFLVAVYTAATGSDRVPGYDGSITEPYLREVRRGTDPAGPHYWGDHPTYDVFGTNLAMGIQLSPEFFWEPLDEKTRKNVLLYFKDLAHTLAYDCNHWHFHQISVPLLDRYGVASNREFLTSMFERLMHWYRGDGWFIDGGNRSFDLYNFWAFQVYNHALTRFDPGWKKQFGKMVETSTARFLESYPYFFGRDGGHIAWGRSTTYRFAAVAPVGWTVWNGVSTLPPGQARRIASGNLKYFWEHGCLSERGLLEPGFWGPNTAIAEPYIDRGSPYWALQGMISLIIPADDPFWNDPEQPIPADGAGGRKALPGAQMTVNVSPADGEARMYPVGQPFAHWGQWQRGEKYCQLAYSSYLGWCVTGAGGEDLGAGRNGISFDGIRWHFRERPEAIQVDTHHLISRETIPLPSPEEDDTVMYDFGEIITHTLVGNSGEVHVFWHTSAKPAWLYLGGYGISVPHGQDARSARGEGSLALVGGPYNTLMKVVSSPPGKLDWRVLEPREGWRHTH